A DNA window from Paraclostridium bifermentans contains the following coding sequences:
- a CDS encoding AraC family transcriptional regulator, which yields MFKQTTCLSFKKYGEALSSLPDDIIICEKKTSITLLEKSITKLFYAEFDIHIKLQSGVVLIVVSNDSNFNSIESFILNSKIKLNKGVFYNFIPISDNCNVDLYGNSLFFNSINIVQAYTYKEIVPKILISKIYTKFYQEKPINYLFKGEKHNFWELTYVDRGVLYTEVNGKEFKLNQGDLFFYAPNEYHSQYTDNKKSCSYLTVSFEMDFNDTSLLSNKVFTSTKDLYTIITKLMKELNSTHLYCDELSICYLKELVLKTLSIDFETSIVKPATKIQQFYDDELLNSILKFINESIYDCLDIQTICDKFSISSSKLHLLFRSNLDTTVKLYINNLKLKKSKELIKETNYTISEISEILGFNSIHYFSNKFKKVYGFSPSEYLKSVNKNY from the coding sequence TTGTTTAAACAAACTACTTGTTTATCTTTTAAAAAATATGGCGAGGCTTTATCATCTTTACCTGATGATATTATAATTTGTGAGAAAAAAACATCTATTACACTTTTAGAAAAATCTATCACTAAACTTTTTTATGCAGAATTTGACATTCATATAAAGTTGCAAAGTGGAGTCGTTCTAATTGTTGTTTCTAATGATTCTAATTTTAATAGTATAGAATCGTTTATTTTAAATAGTAAAATAAAACTAAATAAAGGAGTTTTTTATAATTTTATACCAATATCAGATAATTGTAATGTAGATTTATATGGAAATAGTCTTTTTTTTAATTCAATAAACATTGTTCAGGCTTATACTTATAAAGAAATAGTGCCTAAAATTTTAATAAGTAAAATTTATACTAAATTTTATCAAGAAAAACCAATTAATTATTTATTCAAAGGTGAAAAACATAACTTTTGGGAACTTACATATGTAGATAGAGGAGTTTTATATACTGAAGTAAATGGAAAAGAATTTAAGTTAAATCAAGGGGATTTATTTTTCTATGCTCCAAATGAATATCACTCACAATATACTGATAATAAAAAATCTTGTTCATACTTAACAGTAAGTTTTGAAATGGATTTTAATGATACATCACTTCTTTCAAATAAGGTATTTACATCTACAAAGGACTTATACACTATAATAACTAAGCTTATGAAAGAACTTAATTCTACACATTTATATTGTGATGAGCTTTCTATTTGTTATTTAAAAGAATTAGTTTTGAAAACTCTAAGCATTGATTTTGAAACTTCTATTGTAAAACCAGCTACTAAAATTCAACAGTTTTATGACGACGAACTTTTAAATTCAATATTGAAATTTATAAATGAAAGCATATATGATTGTTTGGATATTCAAACTATATGTGATAAGTTTTCAATAAGCAGTTCTAAATTGCATTTATTATTCAGATCTAATTTAGACACTACGGTTAAACTTTATATAAACAATTTAAAGTTAAAAAAAAGCAAAGAACTTATAAAAGAAACTAATTATACTATCAGTGAGATTTCTGAAATTTTAGGATTTAATTCTATTCACTACTTTTCCAATAAATTTAAAAAAGTTTATGGTTTTTCTCCAAGCGAATATTTAAAATCAGTAAACAAAAACTATTAA